The nucleotide sequence CAAATTGCCGCATAATATTCGGCATCTACCGCATACAGGTTTTTCTTATCGCGATGGGTACGTACATACTCATCAAAAACCACCTGCGCAGCTTCATACTTCTGTTTTTCAAACAGGTCAAGCCCTTTGCGAAAATCAGCATCGGGCGCCACATACGTTTGTGTTTGCTGTGCCTGCAAACCAACAGCACACAGCCCGAGACTGAAGACGAGAAGAAAATAAATTCGGATAGCAACCATCCACACGGATTTTAACGGATAAAAGTAGTTTCTCTGGTTGCATAGAACAGGTTTAGGTAATACTGAGTTATCAACGCAAACGTGTTGAAATTATTGCGATTAACACCTCTTAACAGCTTCGGTGGCCGGGCATTCTTTTTAACTTTGCTCACTGTTTTATCTGCATCCATGGATTCATCCACCATCATTTCGCTCGATCAGGTTACTGTGTATCAGCAGCACAATATGGTGTTGTCTAACGTAAGTTTCACAGTAAACAAAGGCGAGTTTGTGTATCTGGTGGGTAAAACCGGTTCAGGCAAAAGCAGCCTTATGCGCACGCTTTATGCCGATGTACCGCTCACAAAAGGCAGTGCCGATGTGGCCGGATATAACCTCAACACCATTCGCCGGAAAGAAATCCCTTACCTGCGCCGCAAACTCGGCATTGTGTTTCAGGATTTTCAGCTGCTGTATGATCGAAGTGTAAACGACAACCTGCTTTTTGTGCTGCGCGCCACCGGCTGGAGCGACAAAAAGAAAATGGCCGACCGCGCGCAGGAAGTGCTTGACAAAGTGGGCCTCGCCACCAAAGGCCACAAGCTCCCGCACGAACTTTCGGGTGGCGAACAGCAGCGTGTAGCCATTGCCCGCGCATTGCTGAATGACCCAGAAGTTATTCTGGCCGACGAACCCACCGGCAATCTCGACCCGGATACATCCGAAGGAATTATTCGTTTGCTTAAAGACATCAGCAATAACGGCCGCGCCGTGGTGGTAGCCACGCACGACGTGCTGCAGATTCAGCGCAACCCTTCGCGCACGCTGCGCTGCGAAAACGGCGCCGTATCAGACACCGCCTCAGCAAGCACTGAATAAAAACCTGTTTTATTTTTTTGTCTGCAACTCGGCCAGCGTGTCGGTAATTATTCTCGCATTCTCCGCATTCGAAAAACGGCTGCCCAGTACACGGCGGCGCGCGGCAATATGAGCTTCTGCAAAAGGCTTTGCAAAATACTCATCCAGTGCATTCCTGAATGCCGCTGCATCAGCACACATTACACATAATTCATCCAGTCCCGTATGCGCAATCATGGGTGCATTCACTAAACAATGACGCCCGCGAAAAAGCGCGGCAAGCAGTTTCAGCTTAATTCCCGTGCCCTGAAACGTGGGCAGAATATTAATGTGCGCCTCACCAATCAGTGCATCTATCTCGGTAGTACTTATGTTCAGCCGCAATTCCACATTGGTGTTGGCTGCTGCCGCATCGCGCAGTACCTGCGGCGGATTGTTGCCGGCAATAATCAGTTTATGCGCTGATCCCGCAAACACTTCATTCACCAGAAAAAGTGCGGCCTGATAGTTTTCAGCCACCTCCAGATTGCCGTGATACAAGGCAAACGAACCGCTTCCCTGCTGTGCAGTCACTTCGGTATTCGGATGAAAAGCCATAACATGCTTCACCTTGGGGCCGTAGCGTCGTTCAAGCTGCGCAGTG is from Bacteroidota bacterium and encodes:
- a CDS encoding ATP-binding cassette domain-containing protein, giving the protein MDSSTIISLDQVTVYQQHNMVLSNVSFTVNKGEFVYLVGKTGSGKSSLMRTLYADVPLTKGSADVAGYNLNTIRRKEIPYLRRKLGIVFQDFQLLYDRSVNDNLLFVLRATGWSDKKKMADRAQEVLDKVGLATKGHKLPHELSGGEQQRVAIARALLNDPEVILADEPTGNLDPDTSEGIIRLLKDISNNGRAVVVATHDVLQIQRNPSRTLRCENGAVSDTASASTE
- a CDS encoding glycosyltransferase, translated to MSFDVPWPANYGGVIDVYFKMLALRNAGVRVHLHTFCYGRSRAPELEAVCASVHYYKRNMSKQLLFSPRPFIVVTRQSEELMQRLLADDFPIMFEGLHCCGHLTDVRLASRIRLVRTHNIEHDYYAALAGAEAGFFRRLYFRREARKLLQFEKVLHQAQAVFAISPADTAQLERRYGPKVKHVMAFHPNTEVTAQQGSGSFALYHGNLEVAENYQAALFLVNEVFAGSAHKLIIAGNNPPQVLRDAAAANTNVELRLNISTTEIDALIGEAHINILPTFQGTGIKLKLLAALFRGRHCLVNAPMIAHTGLDELCVMCADAAAFRNALDEYFAKPFAEAHIAARRRVLGSRFSNAENARIITDTLAELQTKK